One region of Balaenoptera ricei isolate mBalRic1 chromosome 5, mBalRic1.hap2, whole genome shotgun sequence genomic DNA includes:
- the ADH5 gene encoding alcohol dehydrogenase class-3, with product MASEVIKCKAAVAWEARKPLSIEEIEVAPPKAHEVRIKIIATAVCHTDAYTLSGADPEGSFPVILGHEGAGIVESVGEGVTKLKAGDTVIPLYIPQCGECKFCLNPKTNLCQKIRVTQGKGLMPDGTSRFTCKGKTILHYMGTSTFSEYTVVADISVAKIDPLAPLDKVCLLGCGISTGYGAAVNTAKVEPGSTCAVFGLGGVGLAVIMGCKVAGASRIIGVDINKDKFTRAKEFGASECINPQDFSKSIQEVLVEMTDGGVDYSFECIGNVKVMRAALEACHKGWGVSVVVGVAASGEEVATRPFQLVTGRTWKGTAFGGWKSVESVPKLVSEYMSKKIKVDEFVTHNLPFDQINEAFELMHAGKSIRTVVKL from the exons ATGGCGAGCGAG GTTATCAAATGCAAGGCTGCAGTTGCCTGGGAGGCTAGAAAGCCTCTCTCCATAGAGGAGATAGAGGTGGCACCCCCAAAGGCTCATGAAGTTCGAATTAAG ATTATTGCCACTGCAGTTTGCCACACTGACGCCTATACCCTGAGTGGGGCTGATCCTGAAGGGAGTTTTCCAGTGATCTTGGGACATGAAGGTGCTGGAATTGTGGAAAGTGTTGGTGAAGGAGTTACTAAGCTGAAGGCAG GTGATACTGTCATCCCACTTTACATCCCACAGTGTGGAGAGTGCAAATTTTGTCTAAATCCTAAAACGAACCTTTGCCAGAAGATAAG agtcACTCAAGGGAAAGGATTAATGCCAGATGGCACTAGCAGATTTACTTGTAAAGGAAAGACAATTTTACATTACATGGGAACCAGCACATTTTCTGAATACACAGTTGTGGCTGATATCTCTGTTGCTAAAATTGATCCTTTAGCCCCTTTGGATAAAGTCTGCCTTCTGGGTTGTGGCATTTCAACTGGTTatggtgctgctgtgaacactgccAAG GTGGAGCCTGGCTCTACTTGTGCCGTCTTCGGCCTGGGAGGCGTTGGATTGGCAGTTATCATGGGCTGTAAGGTGGCTGGTGCGTCCCGGATCATTGGTGTGGACATCAATAAGGATAAATTCACAAGGGCTAAGGAGTTTGGGGCCTCTGAGTGTATTAACCCCCAGGACTTCAGTAAATCTATCCAGGAAGTGCTCGTTGAGATGACTGATGGGGGAGTGGACTATTCCTTTGAGTGTATTGGTAACGTGAAAGTCATG AGAGCAGCGCTGGAGGCCTGCCACAAAGGCTGGGGCGTCAGCGTGGTGGTTGGAGTAGCTGCCTCAGGTGAAGAAGTTGCCACTCGTCCATTCCAGCTGGTAACAGGCCGCACGTGGAAAGGCACTGCCTTTGGAG GATGGAAGAGTGTAGAAAGCGTCCCAAAGTTGGTGTCCGAATATATGTCCAAAAAAATAAAGGTTGATGAATTTGTGACTCACAATCTGCCTTTTGACCAAATTAACGAAGCCTTTGAACTGATGCATGCAGGGAAGAG CATCCGAACTGTTGTAAAGCTTtaa